In Formosa haliotis, the sequence AAGCCGAATATTTTGTATTTACGGGCGAATTAACCAATCAGGCTTATCAGCAAAAAGGTAAACAAATAAAAATAGTTTATAAATCGGGAAAGATAGAGGATATCGTTAAGGCTTCAGATCAATTAAATTTGAAAGCACTTTCAAAACCAGTGACTAAATATTATATATGTTATCCTAAAGCTAAACTTTAGGACATTTTTCCTATTTTTGCGACGATGAAATTTACAGCAGAACAAATAGCAGGGATTTTAGAAGGAGAAGTGGTTGGTAATCCCAACGTAGAAGTTTCTACTTTATCTAAAATCGAAGAGGGTATTGAAGGTGCACTAACGTTTTTAGCAAATCCGAAATATACTTCATATATATATACAACAAAGGCATCTATTACGATTGTAAATAATACATTTAAGCCAGAACACGATATAAATACAACTCTAATAAAAGTGAATGATGCATACAAAGCATTTTCAAAATTATTAGAATTTTATAACTCTGTGAAATTAAGTAAAGAAGGGATAGAACAACCTTCGTTTATTTCAAATTCTGCTAAACATGGTGAACACATATATATAGGAGCATTTACATATATAGGAGAAAATGTAAAGTTAGGGGATAACGTAAAGTTGTTTCCAAACACCTATATAGGCGACAATGTAACGATAGGAAATAATACTACCATTTTTGCGGGATCTAAAGTGTATTCGGATTGTATTATAGGAAACGATTGTGTAATTCATTCCGGTTGCGTTATAGGTGCAGATGGTTTTGGATTTGCTCCAAATGAATTAGGTGAATATGAAAAAGTACCACAAATAGGAAATGTTATCTTAGAAGATTTCGTAGATATTGGTGCTGGTACAACTATAGATAGAGCTACATTAGGCTCTACAATTGTTAGACGTGGTGTGAAATTGGATAATCAAATTCAAATAGCACATAATGTTGAAATTGGAAAAAACACCGTTATTGCTGCACAAACGGGAATAGCAGGTTCTACCAAAATAGGCGAAAATTGTCAAATTGGTGGACAAGTTGGAATTGTTGGACATATTACAATTGGTAATCATGTTAAAATTCAGGCCCAATCTGGTATCAATAGAAATATAAAAGATTACGAAGTGCTTCAAGGCTCGCCCGCATTTAATTTGGGAGATTTTAGTAAATCTTATGTGCACTTTAAAAATTTGCCTAAACTAGTTAAAGAATTAAACGAAATAGAAAAAAATAATGGCGATAGTTAGTACAGAAATTAAACAAAAAACCATTAAAAACGATGTGTCTTTAAATGGCGTTGGACTGCATACAGGTAATAATGTGTCCTTAACTTTTAAGTCTGCACCTGATAATTTCGGTTTCGCTTTTAAACGATTGGATTTAGAAGGTACACCTATAATAGAAGCAGATGCAAACTATGTTACAAATACCGAACGAGGTACTTGTTTAGAAAAAAATGGTGTTATTATTCAAACCTGCGAGCATGTACTAGCTGCTTTAGTAGGTTTAGATTTAGATAATGTTTTAATCGAATTAAGCGCTGCAGAACCACCAATTATGGATGGGTCTTCAAAGTTTTTTGTTGAAGCTTTAGAGAAAGCAGGTATTGTAGAACAAGACGAATGTAGAGAAGAATATGTCGTTACCGACGTTATTTCGTATATGAATGAAGAAACGGGAAGCGAAATTCTATTAATGCCAGCCAAAGAATATCAAGTAACTACCATGGTAGATTTTGGTACTAAAGTATTAGGTACTCAAAATGCAACCTTGAATCAGATTTCCGATTTTAAGACAACCATTGCAGATTCTAGAACATTTAGTTTTTTACACGAAATAGAAACGCTTTTAGAGCATGGCCTAATAAAAGGAGGCGATTTAAATAATGCTATTGTTTATGTAGATAAAGAATTATCTCCAGAAACTATGGAGAAATTAAAAGTCGCATTTAAAAAGGATAAGATTGCTGTGAAGCCAAATGGAATTTTAGACAATCTTACTTTGCATCATCCTAATGAAGCAGCTAGACATAAATTATTAGATGTAATTGGAGATTTAGCTTTAATAGGAACTCGTATTAGAGGTAAAATTATAGCAAATAAACCAGGACATTTTGTAAACACGCAGTTTGCTAAAAAAATGTCTAAAATTATTAAAAACGAAAGACGTACTAACGTTCCTAATGTCGATTTAAATCAGGAGCCTTTAATGGATGTTAATCAAATAATGAATATGTTGCCGCACAGACAACCGTTCTTATTAATTGACAAAATTTTCGAATTATCTGCTACAGGTGTAATTGGTATGAAAAACGTTACCATGAACGAACCTTTCTTTGCAGGTCACTTTCCAGGAGCACCTGTAATGCCAGGTGTGTTAATTGTAGAAGCAATGGCACAAACTGGAGGGATTATGGTATTAAGTACAGTTCCAGATCCTGAAAATTATTTAACTTTTTTCATGAAAATTGATAAAGTTAAGTTTAAGCAAAAAGTGGTTCCTGGCGATACCTTAATTTTTAAATGTGATTTAATAACACCAATCCGAAGAGGGATTTGCCATATGCAAGGGTATGCCTACGCTAATGGAAAATTATGTGCAGAAGCCGAATTAATGGCGCAAATTTCAAAAGTAAAATAATACACATCACATGAATCAACCATTAGCATACGTTCATCCTGGAGCTAAAATTGCAAAAAATGTAGTTATAGACCCATTTACAACTATTCATAATAATGTAGTAATAGGTGAGGGAACCTGGATAGGAAGTAACGTAACCATTATGGAAGGTGCTCGTATTGGAAAAAATTGTAATATTTTTCCAGGTGCCGTAATTTCTGCCGTTCCACAAGACCTTAAATATAACGACGAAGATACCTTAACACTTATTGGCGACAATGTTACTATTAGAGAATGTGTTACCATAAATAGAGGAACCACAGACCGGATGAAAACGGTAATTGGCGATAATTGTTTAATTATGGCCTATTGTCATATTGCACACGATTGTATTGTAGGGAGAAATTGTATTTTTTCTAACAACAGTACTTTAGCAGGACATATAACGGTTGGCGATTATGTTGTTTTAGCAGGAATGACAGCAGTGCATCAATTTTGTTCTATAGGGAACCATGCGTTTGTAACGGGTGGATCTTTAGTACGAAAAGATGTTCCGCCTTTTGTAAAAGCAGCTAGAGAACCATTATCGTATGTAGGAATCAATTCGGTAGGATTACGTAGACGTGGATTTTCAACAGACAAAATAAGAGAAGTGCAGGATATTTATCGTGTATTGTATCAAAAAAATTATAATAATACCCAAGCTGTAGAAATTATTGAAGCAGAATGGGAAGCAACTCCAGAACGCGATGAAATTCTTCAATTTATAAGAGATTCACAACGCGGAATTATGAAAGGATATTTCAAATCAAACTAAAAATATAATGGCAACAACATCAGATATTAGAAACGGATTATGTATAAGATATAATCATGATATTTTTAAAGTAATTGAATTTTTACACGTTAAACCAGGAAAAGGGCCAGCGTTTGTAAGAACAAAATTAAAGAGTGTAACTACTGGTAAAGTTATAGATAATACATTTTCAGCAGGTCATAAATTAGAAGATGTACGTGTAGAAACGCATAAATTTCAATATTTATATCCAGAAGGTGATTTATATCACTTTATGAATGTAGAAGATTACAATCAAATTACTCTAAACGTAAACGCTTTAGATAATCCTGGCTTATTAAAAGAAGGTGAAGTGGTTACGGTTTTAATCAACTCTGAAGATAATGCACCACTTTCTGTAGATATGCCTGCAAGTGTTATTTTAGAAGTAACTGCTACAGAACCAGGAGTGAAAGGAAATACGGCGACAAATGCCACTAAACCTGCAACTGTAGAAACTGGAGCAACTATAAATGTACCTTTATTTATTAATGAAGGAGACAAAATTAAAGTTGAAACAGATAAAGGGACTTACAAAGAAAGAGTTAAAGAATAGGTTCTTGTGAAATTTCCAAACCCTTATACTTTAAAACAAATAGCCAATCTTATTGATTGCAAATTTGTGGGACAAGACGATTTTCCTGTTTTAGGCATGAATGAAATACATGTGGTAGAATCGGGAGATATTGTTTTTGTAGACCATCCAAAATATTACGACAAAGCTTTACAGTCTGCGGCAACTATTGTTTTAATTAATAAAGAAGTTGACTGTCCAGAAGGTAAAGCCTTGTTAATTTCCGACGATCCATTTCGAGATTTTAATAAGCTTACGCAGCATTTTAAGCCATTTCAAAGTGCATCCAAAAGTATTTCAGATTCAGTAACAGTTGGAGATAATACTATAATTCAGCCAAACTGTTTTATTGGACATAATGTAACCATTGGTGCCAATTGCATTATTCATTCTAATGTAAGTATTTACGATGATGCTGTCATTGGAGATAATGTAGTTATACATGCAGGAAGTGTTTTAGGCGCATCGGCTTTTTATTATAAAAATAGACCAGAAGGATTCGATCAGTTAAAATCTGGTGGTCGTGTTGTAATCGAAGATAATGTTCATATAGGTGCCTTATGTACCATAGATAAAGGTGTTACTGCCGATACTATAATTGGAGCAGGTTCTAAATTAGATAACCAAATTCAAGTTGGACACGATACAGTAATAGGTAAAAAATGTTTAATAGCTTCTCAAGTAGGTATTGCTGGTTGTGTAGTTATAGGAGACGAAGTTACCATTTGGGGACAAGCTGGAACAGCTAGTGGAATCACTATAGGAGCAAAAGCAATTATTTTAGGACAGACTGGGGTAACAAAATCTGTAGCCGGTGGAAAGACTTATTTTGGAACACCTATAGACGAATCTAGGAACAAACTTAAAGAGTTTGCAATGCTTAGGCAGCTTCCTAAATTAATCGAGAAATTAAAGGAACTTTAAGAAATTAACAGTAACCTTACTGAGAAAGAAAATAGTAGAATAAAAGTTAAAAAAATCTTTATAAATACTTGTTAAAACTTTACTTTTGTGAAGCTTTAAAAAAATAAACCATACATAAATGAGCGTTTTAGTAAACAAAAATTCAAAAATAATAGTTCAAGGATTTACTGGTAGTGAAGGGACTTTTCACGCCGGACAAATGATTGAATACGGAACAAATGTAGTAGGTGGAGTAACCCCTGGAAAAGGTGGTCAAACACATTTAGACAAACCAGTTTTCAATACAGTAAAAGATGCTGTAGAACAAGTAGGGGCAGATACCACTATCATTTTTGTACCACCAGCTTTTGCTGCTGATGCTATTATGGAAGCTGCAGATGCGGGTATAAAAGTAATTATTACAATTACAGAAGGTATTCCAGTTGCAGATATGATTAAAGCTTCAGATTATATTAAAGGTAAAGATTGCCGTTTAATTGGTCCTAACTGCCCAGGTGTAATTACGCCAGGTGAAGCTAAGGTTGGAATTATGCCAGGATTTGTATTTAAAAAAGGGAATGTAGGTATTGTTTCTAAATCGGGTACATTAACTTACGAAGCTGCAGACCAAGTTGTAAAACAAGGTTTAGGTATTACTACAGCTATTGGTATTGGAGGAGATCCAATTATTGGAACAACTACTAAAGAAGCTGTAGAACTTTTAATTAACGACCCAGAAACTGAAGCTGTTGTAATGATAGGTGAAATTGGAGGTCAGTTAGAAGCAGATGCTGCAAAATGGTATAAAGAAAGTGGTTCTAAAAAACCAGTTATTGGATTTATTGCTGGTGAAACAGCTCCTGCTGGACGTACTATGGGACATGCTGGTGCTATTGTTGGTGGAAGTGATGATACGGCTCAAGCTAAAAAAGCAATCATGAAAGAGTGCGGTATTCACGTTGTAGATTCTCCTGCAGAAATTGGTAAAAAAGTTGCTGAAGTATTAGGGTAATTCTTAATTGCTTTTAAAATATTAGAAAGAGGCTGTACAAAAGGTTTTAAATTCGTCATTCTGAATTTATTTCAGAATTTCATTATATAGATAACAAATATGTGAAAACCTGAATCAAGTTCAGGTTGACGAAAACTCAACTTTTTTGGGACAGCCTCTTTTTTATGCTTAATTTCCTTTATAATTTTATTTTGTGTTTTAAATGGTCGTCTAAAAATGTTATCATGGCTTTGTAAAAGTCGAAACGATTTTCTTCATTTCTAAAACCATGACCTTCATCTTCCTTAAGCATATATTCAACAGTTATTCCGTTTTTTCTAAGTGCTTCTACCATTTGATCGGATTCCGCCTGAGCAACACGTGGGTCGTTTGCACCTTGTGCGATAAATAGAGCAGATTTTATTTTGTCTACATGATACACCGGACTGTTGGCACGCATCATTATGCTATCATTAGTATTAGGGTTATTAGTGAAGCCATCTCTAGATATATTAGTAATAGGCAGCATAAGAGCCCTGTACCCTGGATTGATTCACGGACTTAAACCGGCCAAATGTTTTAGAGTTTCTGTGTCTTGGTCTAATATATAATAAGTCCTCTTGATTTGTCGTTCCCAAACCAAATAGATCATTAATATTTAAAAATTTATGCTATTTTACAATGAACTAAAAACCAATATTATGGTAAATAAAATTATGAAAGAATTTGAGATTGTAGAGTTGGAAGAGAGACTTAAAATGAAAGCTGAATGGAGAACCTCCTTGATTGCTTCAAATCAAAATGAAAGAACTGTTTCTGGAGAAGTTTTGGTTAATTTTTAAGCAATAATTTAATAGAAATGAAAATAATCAAATTCAAATTTTTTTGTTTTTTACTTCTGTTCTTTAATTTAATACACTCCCAAAATAGTATTAAAGGCATAGTGCAGGATTCTATAAGTAAAGAACGGATACCGTACGTTTCAATTAAGATTTCTGGAACGAATACAGGTACAATTACTAATGAAAATGGTGAGTTTTTTATTTCCAATTTACAATCTGAACAAAATCTAGGGTTAAATCATATCTCTTATAAGTTTAAAAATTTAAATTTTAACAATACAAGCGTAGATACTTCCTTTGTGATTAATTTAAGTCCCAGTATTGTAGAACTCCCAGAAGTTTATTTAAATTCGTTGGATATAAATGAAATCATTAATAAATCGTATGTAAATGGATTTAAAAACTCTAATTCTAAATATAAATCAGATTTATTTTATCGACAATTGACCACTACAAATAATTTGCCATCAGAATTTATTGAAGTATTTTATCATGGGGAAATTTCTACTATTAGAGTTGAACAAATGAAATTAATTCAAGGCAGATTTGCTCAGAAAGATAGGGAAGATAAACAATCCACTCCAAGTATAACAAATTTCTATTATTTTTCAACTGTTCCAATATTTCAAGAAGAAATTTATGACGTTATTTTTCCTCTCAACCAGAATTATGAAAATATTATAATTGCACTTTGAAAAAAATTATAAAAAAGGAAAATGAAAGTGGGGATATAGCAGTTATTCAATTCGAATCTAAAAACACTTTGGATAAAGCGATTTTTGAAGGCGAATTATATTTTAATCTAAAAAATTATAACCTTATAAAAATGAAAGGATATATAAAAAGTCTTCTCGGGTTAAATTTTAAGAATAAAGAATTTCGGCTATTAAATGCTATATATCATTATGACATAACATTTCAGAATAGTGTAGGTGATTACTCATTAATTAATAATATTGAAGTTGTACTTAATTTTGATTTAGTCAATAAAGACAATGTAAGTTCCAAAATAATGGTAAAGTCAAATTTAACGTCATACAATCTTAATGACAAATTCACTAGTAATACTACCAAAAAAGTAAAAGATAATTATAATTTAATTTCTCAAATAAATAAGAAGCACTATGATGCTGAATTTTGGGAAAACAATTCAGTAATTAAAAGATCTGCAGAAGATAAATTAGTAATTGATTCATTTAACAAACAAAGTCTTTTTATAATCAATCCAGAATCAAATTAAATATGAGTAGAAAGAAGTAAATGACATATAGATAACATGCTAAAAAATGGGAGATATAGATTCTATAATTTTTAAATGTAATAAAAAATGCCTTTATGGGATTATAAGCTTTTCAGAAACCCGAACTATTTAAATATACGAAATAATTTAGGATGGGTTTAATTGTGAAAGTTGAATATTTTTTGTGATAAAAATCAATCATTTTGTAGCTAAGAGCTCTTAAATTTTTGTAAGTTAAACTGTTAAAATTTATATAATACTAGTTTTATATTTAGTAGTAGCTATTATTTTGTTGAAAGATTTTTAAATCACTAAACTTATCCCTATGAAAAAACTAAAATTGCTCGGCGTGTTTTGCTTAATAGCCACGTTACATTCAAGTTGTAAAGAAGAACAAGCAGAAGTTGCTGAAGTTAAAACAGAAGAGAAGTCAGATGCTAACGGCTTTAGTTATCAAACGGTAACTAACGATCCAACAGGTTTGCGATTATACACTTTAGACAACGGATTGCAAGTGTATTTAAGTAAAAATACCGACGAACCTAAAATTCAAACTTATATTGCTGTTCGTGCGGGTTCTAATTACGATCCTAGTAATTCTACAGGATTGGCTCATTATTTAGAACATATGTTATTTAAAGGAACCGATAAAATAGGAACTTTAGATTGGGAAAAAGAACAAGCCTATATTAAAGAAATTTCAGATTTATATGAAGCACATCGTGCAGAAACAGATGCAGATAAAAAAGATGAAATTTACAAGAAAATAGATGAAGTGTCGCTGGAAGCTTCAAATTATGCTGTTGCCAACGAATATGATAAGTTGGTTAGCGGAATGGGAGCCACGGGCACAAATGCACATACTTGGTTTGAAGAAACCGTGTATAAAAACAAAATTCCAACCAACGAGTTAAATAAATGGTTAAACTTAGAGAGTGAGCGGTTTAGTAAATTAGTGCTTCGATTATTTCATACCGAATTGGAAGCCGTTTTCGAAGAATTCAATAGAAGCCAAGATAACGATGGTAGAAAAGTATATACGGCTATGTTGGATGGCTTATTTCCTAATCATCCATACGGTCAGCAACAAACTATTGGAACTGCAGATCATTTAAAAAATCCGTCATTAGTAGATATTAATAACTATTTCGATAAATATTACGTGCCTAATAATATGGCTATGGTGTTGGTGGGAGATATCGATTTTGATAAAACAATTAAGGAAGTTAATGACACCTTTGGAAAATTAAAAAATAAAGAAGTTACACATCCTACATTGCCAAAAGAAACCGCAATAACTTCGCCAATTGTAAAGGAGGTATTTGGTCCAACATCAGAAAGTGTGAGCATAGCATTTAGAAGTGAAGGCATTAATTCTGAAGAAGAAAAATATGTAACGCTTGCAGATATGATTTTTTCTAACGGAAAAGCGGGGTTAATAGATTTAAATCTTAATCAGAAACAAGAAGTGCAAGGTGCAGGAAGTTCTGTAATGTTTTTAAACGATTATGGATTACAGCAATTTTCTGGAAAACCTAGAGAAGGGCAGAGCCTGGACCAAGTGAAAGATTTATTATTTGGTGAAATTGAAAAATTAAAAAGTGGAGCTTTTGACGAGTGGATGATCGATGCTGTAATTAACGATTTAAAGTTAAAGCAAATTAAGCAGTACGAAAGCAGTACAGGTTTAGCCTCAGCGTATTATAATGCTTTTATTCATCATGAAAATTGGGCCGATAAAGTGAAGTTTATAGACGATTTAAAAAAGATTTCTAAACAAGAATTAGTCGATTTTGCAAATCGTTTTTATAAAGATAATTACGTTGTGGTTTATAAGCGAAAAGGTACAGATAGTACTATTGTTAAAGTAC encodes:
- the efp gene encoding elongation factor P — encoded protein: MATTSDIRNGLCIRYNHDIFKVIEFLHVKPGKGPAFVRTKLKSVTTGKVIDNTFSAGHKLEDVRVETHKFQYLYPEGDLYHFMNVEDYNQITLNVNALDNPGLLKEGEVVTVLINSEDNAPLSVDMPASVILEVTATEPGVKGNTATNATKPATVETGATINVPLFINEGDKIKVETDKGTYKERVKE
- a CDS encoding carboxypeptidase-like regulatory domain-containing protein gives rise to the protein MKIIKFKFFCFLLLFFNLIHSQNSIKGIVQDSISKERIPYVSIKISGTNTGTITNENGEFFISNLQSEQNLGLNHISYKFKNLNFNNTSVDTSFVINLSPSIVELPEVYLNSLDINEIINKSYVNGFKNSNSKYKSDLFYRQLTTTNNLPSEFIEVFYHGEISTIRVEQMKLIQGRFAQKDREDKQSTPSITNFYYFSTVPIFQEEIYDVIFPLNQNYENIIIAL
- a CDS encoding alpha/beta hydrolase family protein, whose translation is MLPITNISRDGFTNNPNTNDSIMMRANSPVYHVDKIKSALFIAQGANDPRVAQAESDQMVEALRKNGITVEYMLKEDEGHGFRNEENRFDFYKAMITFLDDHLKHKIKL
- the sucD gene encoding succinate--CoA ligase subunit alpha, producing MSVLVNKNSKIIVQGFTGSEGTFHAGQMIEYGTNVVGGVTPGKGGQTHLDKPVFNTVKDAVEQVGADTTIIFVPPAFAADAIMEAADAGIKVIITITEGIPVADMIKASDYIKGKDCRLIGPNCPGVITPGEAKVGIMPGFVFKKGNVGIVSKSGTLTYEAADQVVKQGLGITTAIGIGGDPIIGTTTKEAVELLINDPETEAVVMIGEIGGQLEADAAKWYKESGSKKPVIGFIAGETAPAGRTMGHAGAIVGGSDDTAQAKKAIMKECGIHVVDSPAEIGKKVAEVLG
- a CDS encoding UDP-3-O-(3-hydroxymyristoyl)glucosamine N-acyltransferase, with product MKFPNPYTLKQIANLIDCKFVGQDDFPVLGMNEIHVVESGDIVFVDHPKYYDKALQSAATIVLINKEVDCPEGKALLISDDPFRDFNKLTQHFKPFQSASKSISDSVTVGDNTIIQPNCFIGHNVTIGANCIIHSNVSIYDDAVIGDNVVIHAGSVLGASAFYYKNRPEGFDQLKSGGRVVIEDNVHIGALCTIDKGVTADTIIGAGSKLDNQIQVGHDTVIGKKCLIASQVGIAGCVVIGDEVTIWGQAGTASGITIGAKAIILGQTGVTKSVAGGKTYFGTPIDESRNKLKEFAMLRQLPKLIEKLKEL
- the lpxD gene encoding UDP-3-O-(3-hydroxymyristoyl)glucosamine N-acyltransferase, yielding MKFTAEQIAGILEGEVVGNPNVEVSTLSKIEEGIEGALTFLANPKYTSYIYTTKASITIVNNTFKPEHDINTTLIKVNDAYKAFSKLLEFYNSVKLSKEGIEQPSFISNSAKHGEHIYIGAFTYIGENVKLGDNVKLFPNTYIGDNVTIGNNTTIFAGSKVYSDCIIGNDCVIHSGCVIGADGFGFAPNELGEYEKVPQIGNVILEDFVDIGAGTTIDRATLGSTIVRRGVKLDNQIQIAHNVEIGKNTVIAAQTGIAGSTKIGENCQIGGQVGIVGHITIGNHVKIQAQSGINRNIKDYEVLQGSPAFNLGDFSKSYVHFKNLPKLVKELNEIEKNNGDS
- a CDS encoding bifunctional UDP-3-O-[3-hydroxymyristoyl] N-acetylglucosamine deacetylase/3-hydroxyacyl-ACP dehydratase, which codes for MAIVSTEIKQKTIKNDVSLNGVGLHTGNNVSLTFKSAPDNFGFAFKRLDLEGTPIIEADANYVTNTERGTCLEKNGVIIQTCEHVLAALVGLDLDNVLIELSAAEPPIMDGSSKFFVEALEKAGIVEQDECREEYVVTDVISYMNEETGSEILLMPAKEYQVTTMVDFGTKVLGTQNATLNQISDFKTTIADSRTFSFLHEIETLLEHGLIKGGDLNNAIVYVDKELSPETMEKLKVAFKKDKIAVKPNGILDNLTLHHPNEAARHKLLDVIGDLALIGTRIRGKIIANKPGHFVNTQFAKKMSKIIKNERRTNVPNVDLNQEPLMDVNQIMNMLPHRQPFLLIDKIFELSATGVIGMKNVTMNEPFFAGHFPGAPVMPGVLIVEAMAQTGGIMVLSTVPDPENYLTFFMKIDKVKFKQKVVPGDTLIFKCDLITPIRRGICHMQGYAYANGKLCAEAELMAQISKVK
- the lpxA gene encoding acyl-ACP--UDP-N-acetylglucosamine O-acyltransferase; protein product: MNQPLAYVHPGAKIAKNVVIDPFTTIHNNVVIGEGTWIGSNVTIMEGARIGKNCNIFPGAVISAVPQDLKYNDEDTLTLIGDNVTIRECVTINRGTTDRMKTVIGDNCLIMAYCHIAHDCIVGRNCIFSNNSTLAGHITVGDYVVLAGMTAVHQFCSIGNHAFVTGGSLVRKDVPPFVKAAREPLSYVGINSVGLRRRGFSTDKIREVQDIYRVLYQKNYNNTQAVEIIEAEWEATPERDEILQFIRDSQRGIMKGYFKSN